A single window of Lutzomyia longipalpis isolate SR_M1_2022 chromosome 1, ASM2433408v1 DNA harbors:
- the LOC129788017 gene encoding cyclin-dependent kinase 5 homolog produces MQKYEKLEKIGEGTYGTVFKGKNRDTLEIVALKRVRLDEDDEGVPSSALREICLLKELKHKNIVRLYDVLHSDKKLTLVFEHCDQDLKKYFDSLNGDIDLDVVKSFMYQLLRGLAFCHSHNVLHRDLKPQNLLINKNGELKLADFGLARAFGIPVKCYSAEVVTLWYRPPDVLFGSKLYTTSIDMWSAGCIFAELANAGRPLFPGSDVLDQLKRIFKLLGTPTEETWPGVTQLADYKPFPLYHLTTSWSQVVPRLNSKGRDLLQKLLVCRPNMRISAEQAMAHPYFSSN; encoded by the exons ATGCAGAAGTACGAGAAGTTGGAAAAGATTGGTGAAGGCACGTACGGGACGGTGTTTAAGGGGAAAAATCGCGATACTCTGGAGATAGTGGCGTTGAAG CGTGTCCGGTTGGATGAGGATGACGAGGGGGTACCGAGTTCAGCTTTGCGGGAAATTTGCCTCCTGAAGGAGCTGAAACACAAAAACATCGTCCGCCTGTACGACGTCCTGCACTCAGATAAGAAGCTAACGCTGGTGTTTGAGCACTGTGATCAGGATCTCAAGAAGTACTTTGACAGCCTCAATGGGGACATTGACTTGGACGTGGTGAAGAGCTTCATGTACCAACTGCTGCGTGGATTGGCCTTCTGCCACAGCCACAACGTCCTCCATCGTGATCTCAAGCCACAGAATTTGCTCATCAACAAGAATGGGGAGTTAAAATTGGCTGATTTTGGCCTTGCGCGGGCTTTTGGGATTCCAGTTAAGTGCTACAGTGCCGAAGTGGTCACCCTGTGGTACCGTCCACCTGACGTCCTCTTCGGCTCGAAGCTCTACACAACGAGCATCGACATGTGGTCAGCGGGATGCATTTTTGCGGAGCTGGCAAATGCCGGACGACCCCTTTTCCCGGGATCCGATGTTCTGGATCAGCTCAAGAGAATCTTCAAACTTCTCGGGACACCAACAGAGGAAACCTGGCCCGGTGTTACCCAGCTGGCAGACTACAAACCCTTCCCACTCTACCATCTCACAACGTCCTGGAGTCAAGTGGTGCCACGCCTAAACTCCAAGGGGCGCGATCTCCTGCAGAAACTCCTCGTATGTCGTCCCAATATGAGAATAAGTGCCGAACAAGCAATGGCACATCCCTATTTCAGTTCAAATTGA
- the LOC129788020 gene encoding diphthine methyl ester synthase, translating to MFFIIGIGLGDPKDITVKGLEIVKRCDRVYLEAYTSILSCGQESLEDFYGRKLILADREMIEQHTDEIFADAEVKDVAVLVVGDPFGATTHTDLMLRAKEREIPCQVVHNASIMNAVACCGLQLYSFGETISIPYWTETWKPDSFFGKILKNRQMGLHTLCLLDIRVREPTLESLTRKTRQYEPPRFMSVAEASQQLMEIIKNTPGELSRDSLAIGLARVGHDSQKIIACSLKEMTEVDLGAPLHSLVIPAKELHPLEVEFIQQFSSRKL from the exons atgttcttcatCATTGGAATTGGTCTTGGGGACCCCAAAGATATAACAGTGAAGGGTCTGGAGATTGTTAAGAGATGCGATCGTGTCTATTTGGAAGCCTACACATCGATTCTCTCCTGTGGTCAGGAAAGTTTG gAGGATTTCTACGGGAGGAAGCTGATTCTCGCTGACAGGGAGATGATTGAGCAGCACACAGATGAAATATTCGCCGATGCTGAGGTGAAAGATGTGGCTGTTTTGGTTGTTGGTGATCCATTTGGCGCAACAACACACACGGATCTCATGTTGCGTGCAAAAGAACGTGAGATTCCCTGCCAGGTGGTTCACAATGCATCCATTATGAATGCCGTGGCATGTTGTGGGCTTCAGCTGTACTCCTTCGGGGAAACAATTTCAATTCCCTACTGGACAGAGACGTGGAAACCCGATAGTTTCTTCGGGAAAATCCTCAAGAATCGCCAAATGGGACTGCACACCCTCTGCCTCTTGGATATTCGTGTGAGGGAACCCACCCTAGAGAGTCTCACGCGGAAGACACGACAATATGAGCCACCGAGATTCATGAGTGTCGCTGAAGCAAGTCAGCAACTCATGGAAATCATCAAGAACACTCCGGGTGAACTTTCCAGGGATTCCCTGGCAATTGGGCTGGCAAGAGTTGGCCATGATagtcaaaaaatcattgcatGTAGCCTCAAGGAGATGACGGAAGTGGATCTAGGAGCTCCACTGCATTCTCTTGTGATTCCCGCCAAGGAACTTCATCCGCTAGAAGTGGAATTCATTCAACAATTCAGCTCCCGGAAACTGTGA